In one Alnus glutinosa chromosome 14, dhAlnGlut1.1, whole genome shotgun sequence genomic region, the following are encoded:
- the LOC133856488 gene encoding vesicle-associated membrane protein 711-like yields MGIFYGMLARGNVVLAEFSAMPTNASAIARQILERPQQGIRDSNASYSHDRYIFHVKRTDGLTVLCMADDAFGRRIPFAFLEDIHQKFVKTYGHAILSAPAYAMNEEFSRILSQQMDQYSNEPNTDRLNHLKGEMSQVRSVMIDNIEKVLDRGDRLALLVEKTTTFQGSAVRFKRHSRRFKNTLWWRNVKLTCSLVFVVLIIIYVVLAFLCHGPLLASCLK; encoded by the exons ATGGGGATATTCTATGGCATGCTGGCCAGGGGCAACGTGGTGTTGGCGGAGTTCAGCGCCATGCCAACGAATGCGAGTGCAATAGCGAGGCAGATTCTGGAGAGACCACAACAGGGAATCAGAGATAGCAATGCCTCGTATTCCCATGATCGTTACATTTTTCACGTCAAAAGAACCGACGGCCTCACCGTTCTTTGCATGGCCGACGACGCCTTTGGAC GGAGAATCCCTTTTGCATTTCTTGAAGATATTCATCAAAAGTTTGTGAAGACTTATGGCCATGCTATTCTTTCTGCTCCTGCTTATGCTATGAATGAGGAATTTTCAAGGATCTTGAGCCAGCAGATGGACCAGTACTCAAATGAGCCAAATACCGATAGGTTAAATCATTTGAAGGGTGAAATGAGTCAG GTGCGAAGCGTCATGATCGACAACATTGAAAAAGTCTTGGACAGGGGTGACCGCTTGGCCTTGCTGGTTGAGAAAACTACCACATTTCAAGGGAGTGCAGTTCGCTTCAAAAGGCATTCACGTCGTTTCAAAAATACTTTGTGGTGGAGAAATGTCAAGCTCAC GTGTTCCTTGGTATTTGTTGTCTTGATCATCATTTATGTTGTGCTTGCATTTCTCTGTCATGGCCCTTTGCTGGCTTCTTGCTTGAAGTAA